In Perca fluviatilis chromosome 18, GENO_Pfluv_1.0, whole genome shotgun sequence, one genomic interval encodes:
- the tpd52l1 gene encoding tumor protein D53 isoform X12, with the protein METRQQGFLDSEPLREADEDMASEVNLNNSIMTEEEREEIQQELAKLEEEISTLKQVLSSKEKQHAELKQKLGATSLYELRNNLSRGWHDMQTSTAYKKTSETLSTAGQKTSAAFSTLGSAITRKFGDMSQHNTSVSNSIGYSIRHSMSMPTMRNSPSFKSFEEKVETTVSTIKTKVGGTGTAGSFEEVLSSAANASSQDTPTINLTDSSERPC; encoded by the exons ATGGAGACTAGACAACAAG GTTTCCTGGACTCTGAGCCATTGAGAGAGGCTGATGAAGATATGGCCTCAGAAGTCAACCTAAACAACTCCATCATGacggaggaggagagagaggagattcAGCAAGAGTTAGCTAAA ctggaggaggagatcAGTACGTTGAAGCAGGTTTTGTCGTCCAAAGAGAAGCAGCACGCAGAGCTCAAACAGAAGCTGGGCGCGACTTCTCTGTACGAGCTCAGGAACAACCTCAGTAGAGGCTGGCACGACATGCAGACCTCCACGGC CTATAAGAAGACATCCGAGACGCTGTCCACAGCAGGACAGAAAACCTCAGCCGCCTTCAGCACACTGGGCAGCGCCATCACCAGGAAGTTCGGGGACATGAG TCAACACAACACAAGTGT GTCCAACTCTATAGG CTACTCTATCAGACACTCTATGAGCATGCCCACCATGAG AAACTCTCCCAGCTTCAAGTCTTTTGAGGAGAAAGTCGAGACTACAGTGTCCACCATCAAG ACAAAGGTTGGGGGTACAGGGACCGCAGGCAGCTTTGAGGAAGTCCTCTCCTCCGCAGCAAATGCCAGCTCTCAAGACACGCCCACTATCAACTTGACGGACAGCTCTGAGAGGCCGTGTTAG
- the tpd52l1 gene encoding tumor protein D53 isoform X1, with protein sequence METRQQELYSSVLSEAVVDWGSMGPGEECVNSATHKGEQGLNQDMFYPSGEESVKRSSHGDDLAPEAQNGENLEEWGKTSPSGDDQWCRASVSHSDNWAMSTTWDMQLDSTERGHLTAGFLDSEPLREADEDMASEVNLNNSIMTEEEREEIQQELAKLEEEISTLKQVLSSKEKQHAELKQKLGATSLYELRNNLSRGWHDMQTSTAYKKTSETLSTAGQKTSAAFSTLGSAITRKFGDMSQHNTSVSNSIGYSIRHSMSMPTMRNSPSFKSFEEKVETTVSTIKTKVGGTGTAGSFEEVLSSAANASSQDTPTINLTDSSERPC encoded by the exons ATGGAGACTAGACAACAAG AGTTGTACTCTAGTGTTCTGAGTGAAGCAGTGGTGGACTGGGGCAGCATGGGTCCTGGAGAGGAATGTGTTAATTCAGCCACACACAAGGGAGAGCAGG GTTTGAATCAGGATATGTTTTACCCTTCTGGCGAGGAATCGGTTAAAAGGAGCTCACATGGTGACGACTTGGCTCCAGAGGCCCAAAATGGGGAAAACCTGGAAGAATGGGGTAAAACTTCACCATCAGGGGACGATCAGTGGTGTCGGGCATCAGTGTCGCACTCTGACAACTGGGCCATGTCCACCACTTGGGATATGCAACTGGACAGCACAG AGAGAGGACACCTCACAGCAG GTTTCCTGGACTCTGAGCCATTGAGAGAGGCTGATGAAGATATGGCCTCAGAAGTCAACCTAAACAACTCCATCATGacggaggaggagagagaggagattcAGCAAGAGTTAGCTAAA ctggaggaggagatcAGTACGTTGAAGCAGGTTTTGTCGTCCAAAGAGAAGCAGCACGCAGAGCTCAAACAGAAGCTGGGCGCGACTTCTCTGTACGAGCTCAGGAACAACCTCAGTAGAGGCTGGCACGACATGCAGACCTCCACGGC CTATAAGAAGACATCCGAGACGCTGTCCACAGCAGGACAGAAAACCTCAGCCGCCTTCAGCACACTGGGCAGCGCCATCACCAGGAAGTTCGGGGACATGAG TCAACACAACACAAGTGT GTCCAACTCTATAGG CTACTCTATCAGACACTCTATGAGCATGCCCACCATGAG AAACTCTCCCAGCTTCAAGTCTTTTGAGGAGAAAGTCGAGACTACAGTGTCCACCATCAAG ACAAAGGTTGGGGGTACAGGGACCGCAGGCAGCTTTGAGGAAGTCCTCTCCTCCGCAGCAAATGCCAGCTCTCAAGACACGCCCACTATCAACTTGACGGACAGCTCTGAGAGGCCGTGTTAG
- the tpd52l1 gene encoding tumor protein D53 isoform X2, with product METRQQELYSSVLSEAVVDWGSMGPGEECVNSATHKGEQGLNQDMFYPSGEESVKRSSHGDDLAPEAQNGENLEEWGKTSPSGDDQWCRASVSHSDNWAMSTTWDMQLDSTERGHLTAGFLDSEPLREADEDMASEVNLNNSIMTEEEREEIQQELAKLEEEISTLKQVLSSKEKQHAELKQKLGATSLYELRNNLSRGWHDMQTSTAYKKTSETLSTAGQKTSAAFSTLGSAITRKFGDMSQHNTSVSNSIGHSMSMPTMRNSPSFKSFEEKVETTVSTIKTKVGGTGTAGSFEEVLSSAANASSQDTPTINLTDSSERPC from the exons ATGGAGACTAGACAACAAG AGTTGTACTCTAGTGTTCTGAGTGAAGCAGTGGTGGACTGGGGCAGCATGGGTCCTGGAGAGGAATGTGTTAATTCAGCCACACACAAGGGAGAGCAGG GTTTGAATCAGGATATGTTTTACCCTTCTGGCGAGGAATCGGTTAAAAGGAGCTCACATGGTGACGACTTGGCTCCAGAGGCCCAAAATGGGGAAAACCTGGAAGAATGGGGTAAAACTTCACCATCAGGGGACGATCAGTGGTGTCGGGCATCAGTGTCGCACTCTGACAACTGGGCCATGTCCACCACTTGGGATATGCAACTGGACAGCACAG AGAGAGGACACCTCACAGCAG GTTTCCTGGACTCTGAGCCATTGAGAGAGGCTGATGAAGATATGGCCTCAGAAGTCAACCTAAACAACTCCATCATGacggaggaggagagagaggagattcAGCAAGAGTTAGCTAAA ctggaggaggagatcAGTACGTTGAAGCAGGTTTTGTCGTCCAAAGAGAAGCAGCACGCAGAGCTCAAACAGAAGCTGGGCGCGACTTCTCTGTACGAGCTCAGGAACAACCTCAGTAGAGGCTGGCACGACATGCAGACCTCCACGGC CTATAAGAAGACATCCGAGACGCTGTCCACAGCAGGACAGAAAACCTCAGCCGCCTTCAGCACACTGGGCAGCGCCATCACCAGGAAGTTCGGGGACATGAG TCAACACAACACAAGTGT GTCCAACTCTATAGG ACACTCTATGAGCATGCCCACCATGAG AAACTCTCCCAGCTTCAAGTCTTTTGAGGAGAAAGTCGAGACTACAGTGTCCACCATCAAG ACAAAGGTTGGGGGTACAGGGACCGCAGGCAGCTTTGAGGAAGTCCTCTCCTCCGCAGCAAATGCCAGCTCTCAAGACACGCCCACTATCAACTTGACGGACAGCTCTGAGAGGCCGTGTTAG
- the tpd52l1 gene encoding tumor protein D53 isoform X3, with amino-acid sequence METRQQELYSSVLSEAVVDWGSMGPGEECVNSATHKGEQGLNQDMFYPSGEESVKRSSHGDDLAPEAQNGENLEEWGKTSPSGDDQWCRASVSHSDNWAMSTTWDMQLDSTERGHLTAGFLDSEPLREADEDMASEVNLNNSIMTEEEREEIQQELAKLEEEISTLKQVLSSKEKQHAELKQKLGATSLYELRNNLSRGWHDMQTSTAYKKTSETLSTAGQKTSAAFSTLGSAITRKFGDMRSNSIGYSIRHSMSMPTMRNSPSFKSFEEKVETTVSTIKTKVGGTGTAGSFEEVLSSAANASSQDTPTINLTDSSERPC; translated from the exons ATGGAGACTAGACAACAAG AGTTGTACTCTAGTGTTCTGAGTGAAGCAGTGGTGGACTGGGGCAGCATGGGTCCTGGAGAGGAATGTGTTAATTCAGCCACACACAAGGGAGAGCAGG GTTTGAATCAGGATATGTTTTACCCTTCTGGCGAGGAATCGGTTAAAAGGAGCTCACATGGTGACGACTTGGCTCCAGAGGCCCAAAATGGGGAAAACCTGGAAGAATGGGGTAAAACTTCACCATCAGGGGACGATCAGTGGTGTCGGGCATCAGTGTCGCACTCTGACAACTGGGCCATGTCCACCACTTGGGATATGCAACTGGACAGCACAG AGAGAGGACACCTCACAGCAG GTTTCCTGGACTCTGAGCCATTGAGAGAGGCTGATGAAGATATGGCCTCAGAAGTCAACCTAAACAACTCCATCATGacggaggaggagagagaggagattcAGCAAGAGTTAGCTAAA ctggaggaggagatcAGTACGTTGAAGCAGGTTTTGTCGTCCAAAGAGAAGCAGCACGCAGAGCTCAAACAGAAGCTGGGCGCGACTTCTCTGTACGAGCTCAGGAACAACCTCAGTAGAGGCTGGCACGACATGCAGACCTCCACGGC CTATAAGAAGACATCCGAGACGCTGTCCACAGCAGGACAGAAAACCTCAGCCGCCTTCAGCACACTGGGCAGCGCCATCACCAGGAAGTTCGGGGACATGAG GTCCAACTCTATAGG CTACTCTATCAGACACTCTATGAGCATGCCCACCATGAG AAACTCTCCCAGCTTCAAGTCTTTTGAGGAGAAAGTCGAGACTACAGTGTCCACCATCAAG ACAAAGGTTGGGGGTACAGGGACCGCAGGCAGCTTTGAGGAAGTCCTCTCCTCCGCAGCAAATGCCAGCTCTCAAGACACGCCCACTATCAACTTGACGGACAGCTCTGAGAGGCCGTGTTAG
- the tpd52l1 gene encoding tumor protein D53 isoform X10, which yields METRQQELYSSVLSEAVVDWGSMGPGEECVNSATHKGEQGLNQDMFYPSGEESVKRSSHGDDLAPEAQNGENLEEWGKTSPSGDDQWCRASVSHSDNWAMSTTWDMQLDSTERGHLTAGFLDSEPLREADEDMASEVNLNNSIMTEEEREEIQQELAKLEEEISTLKQVLSSKEKQHAELKQKLGATSLYELRNNLSRGWHDMQTSTAYKKTSETLSTAGQKTSAAFSTLGSAITRKFGDMSQHNTSPTL from the exons ATGGAGACTAGACAACAAG AGTTGTACTCTAGTGTTCTGAGTGAAGCAGTGGTGGACTGGGGCAGCATGGGTCCTGGAGAGGAATGTGTTAATTCAGCCACACACAAGGGAGAGCAGG GTTTGAATCAGGATATGTTTTACCCTTCTGGCGAGGAATCGGTTAAAAGGAGCTCACATGGTGACGACTTGGCTCCAGAGGCCCAAAATGGGGAAAACCTGGAAGAATGGGGTAAAACTTCACCATCAGGGGACGATCAGTGGTGTCGGGCATCAGTGTCGCACTCTGACAACTGGGCCATGTCCACCACTTGGGATATGCAACTGGACAGCACAG AGAGAGGACACCTCACAGCAG GTTTCCTGGACTCTGAGCCATTGAGAGAGGCTGATGAAGATATGGCCTCAGAAGTCAACCTAAACAACTCCATCATGacggaggaggagagagaggagattcAGCAAGAGTTAGCTAAA ctggaggaggagatcAGTACGTTGAAGCAGGTTTTGTCGTCCAAAGAGAAGCAGCACGCAGAGCTCAAACAGAAGCTGGGCGCGACTTCTCTGTACGAGCTCAGGAACAACCTCAGTAGAGGCTGGCACGACATGCAGACCTCCACGGC CTATAAGAAGACATCCGAGACGCTGTCCACAGCAGGACAGAAAACCTCAGCCGCCTTCAGCACACTGGGCAGCGCCATCACCAGGAAGTTCGGGGACATGAG TCAACACAACACAA GTCCAACTCTATAG
- the tpd52l1 gene encoding tumor protein D53 isoform X5, with product METRQQELYSSVLSEAVVDWGSMGPGEECVNSATHKGEQGLNQDMFYPSGEESVKRSSHGDDLAPEAQNGENLEEWGKTSPSGDDQWCRASVSHSDNWAMSTTWDMQLDSTERGHLTAGFLDSEPLREADEDMASEVNLNNSIMTEEEREEIQQELAKLEEEISTLKQVLSSKEKQHAELKQKLGATSLYELRNNLSRGWHDMQTSTAYKKTSETLSTAGQKTSAAFSTLGSAITRKFGDMSLAGLELLFPRRNSPSFKSFEEKVETTVSTIKTKVGGTGTAGSFEEVLSSAANASSQDTPTINLTDSSERPC from the exons ATGGAGACTAGACAACAAG AGTTGTACTCTAGTGTTCTGAGTGAAGCAGTGGTGGACTGGGGCAGCATGGGTCCTGGAGAGGAATGTGTTAATTCAGCCACACACAAGGGAGAGCAGG GTTTGAATCAGGATATGTTTTACCCTTCTGGCGAGGAATCGGTTAAAAGGAGCTCACATGGTGACGACTTGGCTCCAGAGGCCCAAAATGGGGAAAACCTGGAAGAATGGGGTAAAACTTCACCATCAGGGGACGATCAGTGGTGTCGGGCATCAGTGTCGCACTCTGACAACTGGGCCATGTCCACCACTTGGGATATGCAACTGGACAGCACAG AGAGAGGACACCTCACAGCAG GTTTCCTGGACTCTGAGCCATTGAGAGAGGCTGATGAAGATATGGCCTCAGAAGTCAACCTAAACAACTCCATCATGacggaggaggagagagaggagattcAGCAAGAGTTAGCTAAA ctggaggaggagatcAGTACGTTGAAGCAGGTTTTGTCGTCCAAAGAGAAGCAGCACGCAGAGCTCAAACAGAAGCTGGGCGCGACTTCTCTGTACGAGCTCAGGAACAACCTCAGTAGAGGCTGGCACGACATGCAGACCTCCACGGC CTATAAGAAGACATCCGAGACGCTGTCCACAGCAGGACAGAAAACCTCAGCCGCCTTCAGCACACTGGGCAGCGCCATCACCAGGAAGTTCGGGGACATGAG CCTGGCTGGTCTAGAGTTACTGTTCCCTCGGAG AAACTCTCCCAGCTTCAAGTCTTTTGAGGAGAAAGTCGAGACTACAGTGTCCACCATCAAG ACAAAGGTTGGGGGTACAGGGACCGCAGGCAGCTTTGAGGAAGTCCTCTCCTCCGCAGCAAATGCCAGCTCTCAAGACACGCCCACTATCAACTTGACGGACAGCTCTGAGAGGCCGTGTTAG
- the tpd52l1 gene encoding tumor protein D53 isoform X6, whose protein sequence is METRQQELYSSVLSEAVVDWGSMGPGEECVNSATHKGEQGLNQDMFYPSGEESVKRSSHGDDLAPEAQNGENLEEWGKTSPSGDDQWCRASVSHSDNWAMSTTWDMQLDSTERGHLTAGFLDSEPLREADEDMASEVNLNNSIMTEEEREEIQQELAKLEEEISTLKQVLSSKEKQHAELKQKLGATSLYELRNNLSRGWHDMQTSTAYKKTSETLSTAGQKTSAAFSTLGSAITRKFGDMSQHNTSVNSPSFKSFEEKVETTVSTIKTKVGGTGTAGSFEEVLSSAANASSQDTPTINLTDSSERPC, encoded by the exons ATGGAGACTAGACAACAAG AGTTGTACTCTAGTGTTCTGAGTGAAGCAGTGGTGGACTGGGGCAGCATGGGTCCTGGAGAGGAATGTGTTAATTCAGCCACACACAAGGGAGAGCAGG GTTTGAATCAGGATATGTTTTACCCTTCTGGCGAGGAATCGGTTAAAAGGAGCTCACATGGTGACGACTTGGCTCCAGAGGCCCAAAATGGGGAAAACCTGGAAGAATGGGGTAAAACTTCACCATCAGGGGACGATCAGTGGTGTCGGGCATCAGTGTCGCACTCTGACAACTGGGCCATGTCCACCACTTGGGATATGCAACTGGACAGCACAG AGAGAGGACACCTCACAGCAG GTTTCCTGGACTCTGAGCCATTGAGAGAGGCTGATGAAGATATGGCCTCAGAAGTCAACCTAAACAACTCCATCATGacggaggaggagagagaggagattcAGCAAGAGTTAGCTAAA ctggaggaggagatcAGTACGTTGAAGCAGGTTTTGTCGTCCAAAGAGAAGCAGCACGCAGAGCTCAAACAGAAGCTGGGCGCGACTTCTCTGTACGAGCTCAGGAACAACCTCAGTAGAGGCTGGCACGACATGCAGACCTCCACGGC CTATAAGAAGACATCCGAGACGCTGTCCACAGCAGGACAGAAAACCTCAGCCGCCTTCAGCACACTGGGCAGCGCCATCACCAGGAAGTTCGGGGACATGAG TCAACACAACACAAGTGT AAACTCTCCCAGCTTCAAGTCTTTTGAGGAGAAAGTCGAGACTACAGTGTCCACCATCAAG ACAAAGGTTGGGGGTACAGGGACCGCAGGCAGCTTTGAGGAAGTCCTCTCCTCCGCAGCAAATGCCAGCTCTCAAGACACGCCCACTATCAACTTGACGGACAGCTCTGAGAGGCCGTGTTAG
- the tpd52l1 gene encoding tumor protein D53 isoform X9: METRQQELYSSVLSEAVVDWGSMGPGEECVNSATHKGEQERGHLTAGFLDSEPLREADEDMASEVNLNNSIMTEEEREEIQQELAKLEEEISTLKQVLSSKEKQHAELKQKLGATSLYELRNNLSRGWHDMQTSTAYKKTSETLSTAGQKTSAAFSTLGSAITRKFGDMSQHNTSVSNSIGYSIRHSMSMPTMRNSPSFKSFEEKVETTVSTIKTKVGGTGTAGSFEEVLSSAANASSQDTPTINLTDSSERPC, encoded by the exons ATGGAGACTAGACAACAAG AGTTGTACTCTAGTGTTCTGAGTGAAGCAGTGGTGGACTGGGGCAGCATGGGTCCTGGAGAGGAATGTGTTAATTCAGCCACACACAAGGGAGAGCAGG AGAGAGGACACCTCACAGCAG GTTTCCTGGACTCTGAGCCATTGAGAGAGGCTGATGAAGATATGGCCTCAGAAGTCAACCTAAACAACTCCATCATGacggaggaggagagagaggagattcAGCAAGAGTTAGCTAAA ctggaggaggagatcAGTACGTTGAAGCAGGTTTTGTCGTCCAAAGAGAAGCAGCACGCAGAGCTCAAACAGAAGCTGGGCGCGACTTCTCTGTACGAGCTCAGGAACAACCTCAGTAGAGGCTGGCACGACATGCAGACCTCCACGGC CTATAAGAAGACATCCGAGACGCTGTCCACAGCAGGACAGAAAACCTCAGCCGCCTTCAGCACACTGGGCAGCGCCATCACCAGGAAGTTCGGGGACATGAG TCAACACAACACAAGTGT GTCCAACTCTATAGG CTACTCTATCAGACACTCTATGAGCATGCCCACCATGAG AAACTCTCCCAGCTTCAAGTCTTTTGAGGAGAAAGTCGAGACTACAGTGTCCACCATCAAG ACAAAGGTTGGGGGTACAGGGACCGCAGGCAGCTTTGAGGAAGTCCTCTCCTCCGCAGCAAATGCCAGCTCTCAAGACACGCCCACTATCAACTTGACGGACAGCTCTGAGAGGCCGTGTTAG
- the tpd52l1 gene encoding tumor protein D53 isoform X11 yields METRQQERGHLTAGFLDSEPLREADEDMASEVNLNNSIMTEEEREEIQQELAKLEEEISTLKQVLSSKEKQHAELKQKLGATSLYELRNNLSRGWHDMQTSTAYKKTSETLSTAGQKTSAAFSTLGSAITRKFGDMSQHNTSVSNSIGYSIRHSMSMPTMRNSPSFKSFEEKVETTVSTIKTKVGGTGTAGSFEEVLSSAANASSQDTPTINLTDSSERPC; encoded by the exons ATGGAGACTAGACAACAAG AGAGAGGACACCTCACAGCAG GTTTCCTGGACTCTGAGCCATTGAGAGAGGCTGATGAAGATATGGCCTCAGAAGTCAACCTAAACAACTCCATCATGacggaggaggagagagaggagattcAGCAAGAGTTAGCTAAA ctggaggaggagatcAGTACGTTGAAGCAGGTTTTGTCGTCCAAAGAGAAGCAGCACGCAGAGCTCAAACAGAAGCTGGGCGCGACTTCTCTGTACGAGCTCAGGAACAACCTCAGTAGAGGCTGGCACGACATGCAGACCTCCACGGC CTATAAGAAGACATCCGAGACGCTGTCCACAGCAGGACAGAAAACCTCAGCCGCCTTCAGCACACTGGGCAGCGCCATCACCAGGAAGTTCGGGGACATGAG TCAACACAACACAAGTGT GTCCAACTCTATAGG CTACTCTATCAGACACTCTATGAGCATGCCCACCATGAG AAACTCTCCCAGCTTCAAGTCTTTTGAGGAGAAAGTCGAGACTACAGTGTCCACCATCAAG ACAAAGGTTGGGGGTACAGGGACCGCAGGCAGCTTTGAGGAAGTCCTCTCCTCCGCAGCAAATGCCAGCTCTCAAGACACGCCCACTATCAACTTGACGGACAGCTCTGAGAGGCCGTGTTAG
- the tpd52l1 gene encoding tumor protein D53 isoform X4 — translation METRQQELYSSVLSEAVVDWGSMGPGEECVNSATHKGEQGLNQDMFYPSGEESVKRSSHGDDLAPEAQNGENLEEWGKTSPSGDDQWCRASVSHSDNWAMSTTWDMQLDSTERGHLTAGFLDSEPLREADEDMASEVNLNNSIMTEEEREEIQQELAKLEEEISTLKQVLSSKEKQHAELKQKLGATSLYELRNNLSRGWHDMQTSTAYKKTSETLSTAGQKTSAAFSTLGSAITRKFGDMRSNSIGHSMSMPTMRNSPSFKSFEEKVETTVSTIKTKVGGTGTAGSFEEVLSSAANASSQDTPTINLTDSSERPC, via the exons ATGGAGACTAGACAACAAG AGTTGTACTCTAGTGTTCTGAGTGAAGCAGTGGTGGACTGGGGCAGCATGGGTCCTGGAGAGGAATGTGTTAATTCAGCCACACACAAGGGAGAGCAGG GTTTGAATCAGGATATGTTTTACCCTTCTGGCGAGGAATCGGTTAAAAGGAGCTCACATGGTGACGACTTGGCTCCAGAGGCCCAAAATGGGGAAAACCTGGAAGAATGGGGTAAAACTTCACCATCAGGGGACGATCAGTGGTGTCGGGCATCAGTGTCGCACTCTGACAACTGGGCCATGTCCACCACTTGGGATATGCAACTGGACAGCACAG AGAGAGGACACCTCACAGCAG GTTTCCTGGACTCTGAGCCATTGAGAGAGGCTGATGAAGATATGGCCTCAGAAGTCAACCTAAACAACTCCATCATGacggaggaggagagagaggagattcAGCAAGAGTTAGCTAAA ctggaggaggagatcAGTACGTTGAAGCAGGTTTTGTCGTCCAAAGAGAAGCAGCACGCAGAGCTCAAACAGAAGCTGGGCGCGACTTCTCTGTACGAGCTCAGGAACAACCTCAGTAGAGGCTGGCACGACATGCAGACCTCCACGGC CTATAAGAAGACATCCGAGACGCTGTCCACAGCAGGACAGAAAACCTCAGCCGCCTTCAGCACACTGGGCAGCGCCATCACCAGGAAGTTCGGGGACATGAG GTCCAACTCTATAGG ACACTCTATGAGCATGCCCACCATGAG AAACTCTCCCAGCTTCAAGTCTTTTGAGGAGAAAGTCGAGACTACAGTGTCCACCATCAAG ACAAAGGTTGGGGGTACAGGGACCGCAGGCAGCTTTGAGGAAGTCCTCTCCTCCGCAGCAAATGCCAGCTCTCAAGACACGCCCACTATCAACTTGACGGACAGCTCTGAGAGGCCGTGTTAG
- the tpd52l1 gene encoding tumor protein D53 isoform X8, with protein sequence METRQQGLNQDMFYPSGEESVKRSSHGDDLAPEAQNGENLEEWGKTSPSGDDQWCRASVSHSDNWAMSTTWDMQLDSTERGHLTAGFLDSEPLREADEDMASEVNLNNSIMTEEEREEIQQELAKLEEEISTLKQVLSSKEKQHAELKQKLGATSLYELRNNLSRGWHDMQTSTAYKKTSETLSTAGQKTSAAFSTLGSAITRKFGDMSQHNTSVSNSIGYSIRHSMSMPTMRNSPSFKSFEEKVETTVSTIKTKVGGTGTAGSFEEVLSSAANASSQDTPTINLTDSSERPC encoded by the exons ATGGAGACTAGACAACAAG GTTTGAATCAGGATATGTTTTACCCTTCTGGCGAGGAATCGGTTAAAAGGAGCTCACATGGTGACGACTTGGCTCCAGAGGCCCAAAATGGGGAAAACCTGGAAGAATGGGGTAAAACTTCACCATCAGGGGACGATCAGTGGTGTCGGGCATCAGTGTCGCACTCTGACAACTGGGCCATGTCCACCACTTGGGATATGCAACTGGACAGCACAG AGAGAGGACACCTCACAGCAG GTTTCCTGGACTCTGAGCCATTGAGAGAGGCTGATGAAGATATGGCCTCAGAAGTCAACCTAAACAACTCCATCATGacggaggaggagagagaggagattcAGCAAGAGTTAGCTAAA ctggaggaggagatcAGTACGTTGAAGCAGGTTTTGTCGTCCAAAGAGAAGCAGCACGCAGAGCTCAAACAGAAGCTGGGCGCGACTTCTCTGTACGAGCTCAGGAACAACCTCAGTAGAGGCTGGCACGACATGCAGACCTCCACGGC CTATAAGAAGACATCCGAGACGCTGTCCACAGCAGGACAGAAAACCTCAGCCGCCTTCAGCACACTGGGCAGCGCCATCACCAGGAAGTTCGGGGACATGAG TCAACACAACACAAGTGT GTCCAACTCTATAGG CTACTCTATCAGACACTCTATGAGCATGCCCACCATGAG AAACTCTCCCAGCTTCAAGTCTTTTGAGGAGAAAGTCGAGACTACAGTGTCCACCATCAAG ACAAAGGTTGGGGGTACAGGGACCGCAGGCAGCTTTGAGGAAGTCCTCTCCTCCGCAGCAAATGCCAGCTCTCAAGACACGCCCACTATCAACTTGACGGACAGCTCTGAGAGGCCGTGTTAG
- the tpd52l1 gene encoding tumor protein D53 isoform X7 codes for METRQQELYSSVLSEAVVDWGSMGPGEECVNSATHKGEQGLNQDMFYPSGEESVKRSSHGDDLAPEAQNGENLEEWGKTSPSGDDQWCRASVSHSDNWAMSTTWDMQLDSTERGHLTAGFLDSEPLREADEDMASEVNLNNSIMTEEEREEIQQELAKLEEEISTLKQVLSSKEKQHAELKQKLGATSLYELRNNLSRGWHDMQTSTAYKKTSETLSTAGQKTSAAFSTLGSAITRKFGDMRNSPSFKSFEEKVETTVSTIKTKVGGTGTAGSFEEVLSSAANASSQDTPTINLTDSSERPC; via the exons ATGGAGACTAGACAACAAG AGTTGTACTCTAGTGTTCTGAGTGAAGCAGTGGTGGACTGGGGCAGCATGGGTCCTGGAGAGGAATGTGTTAATTCAGCCACACACAAGGGAGAGCAGG GTTTGAATCAGGATATGTTTTACCCTTCTGGCGAGGAATCGGTTAAAAGGAGCTCACATGGTGACGACTTGGCTCCAGAGGCCCAAAATGGGGAAAACCTGGAAGAATGGGGTAAAACTTCACCATCAGGGGACGATCAGTGGTGTCGGGCATCAGTGTCGCACTCTGACAACTGGGCCATGTCCACCACTTGGGATATGCAACTGGACAGCACAG AGAGAGGACACCTCACAGCAG GTTTCCTGGACTCTGAGCCATTGAGAGAGGCTGATGAAGATATGGCCTCAGAAGTCAACCTAAACAACTCCATCATGacggaggaggagagagaggagattcAGCAAGAGTTAGCTAAA ctggaggaggagatcAGTACGTTGAAGCAGGTTTTGTCGTCCAAAGAGAAGCAGCACGCAGAGCTCAAACAGAAGCTGGGCGCGACTTCTCTGTACGAGCTCAGGAACAACCTCAGTAGAGGCTGGCACGACATGCAGACCTCCACGGC CTATAAGAAGACATCCGAGACGCTGTCCACAGCAGGACAGAAAACCTCAGCCGCCTTCAGCACACTGGGCAGCGCCATCACCAGGAAGTTCGGGGACATGAG AAACTCTCCCAGCTTCAAGTCTTTTGAGGAGAAAGTCGAGACTACAGTGTCCACCATCAAG ACAAAGGTTGGGGGTACAGGGACCGCAGGCAGCTTTGAGGAAGTCCTCTCCTCCGCAGCAAATGCCAGCTCTCAAGACACGCCCACTATCAACTTGACGGACAGCTCTGAGAGGCCGTGTTAG